One Cellulomonas sp. NS3 genomic region harbors:
- the secY gene encoding preprotein translocase subunit SecY, with amino-acid sequence MLSAFVRAFRTPDLRRKLLFTIGIMVVFRVGSFLPTPGVSYTNVNACIAQTQDNDLLGLVNLFSGGALLQLSVFALGIMPYITASIIVQLLRVVIPRFEALHQEGQSGTAKLTQYTRYLTIGLAILQSTTVITIARTGQLFSGCTVDVIPDDTPTTIILMVLTMTAGTGLIMWLGELISERGIGNGMSLLIFTSIAATFPSAMWSIAGGAGGFGKFLIVLAIVVLVIALVVFVEQSQRRIPVQYAKRMVGRKMYGGSSTYIPIKINIAGIIPVIFASSLLAVPGLIAQFGDPTQEWVAWVSRNLADPGAPLHLAIYVVLIVFFCYFYTAITFNPDEVADNMKKYGGFIPGIRAGRPTAEYLDYVITRITAPGSVYLALVALIPTIAFIVLGVGTNIPFGGASILIVVGVGLETVKQIESQLQQRHYEGFLR; translated from the coding sequence GTGCTCAGCGCATTCGTGCGGGCGTTCAGGACGCCCGACCTGCGGCGCAAGCTGCTCTTCACGATCGGCATCATGGTGGTGTTCCGGGTGGGCTCGTTCCTGCCCACCCCCGGGGTCTCCTACACCAACGTGAACGCCTGCATCGCGCAGACCCAGGACAACGACCTGCTCGGCCTGGTCAACCTGTTCAGCGGAGGCGCGCTGCTCCAGCTGTCGGTGTTCGCGCTCGGGATCATGCCGTACATCACGGCGAGCATCATCGTGCAGCTGCTGCGCGTGGTCATCCCGCGCTTCGAGGCGCTGCACCAGGAGGGCCAGTCGGGCACCGCGAAGCTCACGCAGTACACGCGGTACCTGACGATCGGCCTCGCGATCCTGCAGTCGACGACCGTCATCACGATCGCGCGGACCGGGCAGCTGTTCTCGGGTTGCACCGTCGACGTGATTCCGGACGACACGCCGACCACAATCATTCTCATGGTCCTGACCATGACCGCCGGCACCGGCCTGATCATGTGGCTCGGCGAGCTCATCTCCGAGCGCGGCATCGGCAACGGCATGTCGCTGCTCATCTTCACGTCGATCGCCGCGACCTTCCCCTCGGCCATGTGGTCCATCGCGGGCGGCGCCGGCGGCTTCGGCAAGTTCCTGATCGTGCTGGCGATCGTCGTGCTCGTCATCGCGCTCGTCGTCTTCGTCGAGCAGTCGCAGCGCCGCATCCCGGTGCAGTACGCCAAGCGGATGGTCGGCCGGAAGATGTACGGCGGCTCGAGCACCTACATCCCGATCAAGATCAACATCGCGGGCATCATCCCGGTCATCTTCGCGTCGTCGCTGCTCGCCGTCCCGGGGCTCATCGCCCAGTTCGGCGACCCGACGCAGGAGTGGGTCGCGTGGGTGAGCAGGAACCTCGCCGACCCGGGCGCGCCGCTGCACCTCGCGATCTACGTCGTCCTGATCGTCTTCTTCTGCTACTTCTACACGGCGATCACGTTCAACCCGGACGAGGTCGCGGACAACATGAAGAAGTACGGCGGGTTCATCCCCGGCATCCGGGCCGGGCGCCCGACGGCCGAGTACCTCGACTACGTCATCACGCGCATCACCGCGCCGGGGTCGGTGTACCTCGCGCTGGTCGCGCTCATCCCGACGATCGCGTTCATCGTGCTCGGCGTCGGGACCAACATCCCGTTCGGTGGAGCCTCGATCCTCATCGTCGTCGGCGTCGGCCTCGAGACGGTGAAGCAGATCGAGTCGCAGCTCCAGCAGCGGCACTACGAAGGGTTCCTGCGTTGA
- a CDS encoding adenylate kinase yields the protein MTARLVIMGPQGAGKGTQAARLADRLGVPAISTGDIFRANIKGGTDLGRLAQEYTAQGELVPDSVTNDMVRDRLAQQDVAEGFILDGYPRNAAQVTELDEILAALGTRLDAVVELTADRDELLARLRNRAQVEGREDDTEEAIARRLDIYAEQTAPLTTAYGERGLLVRVDGIGGIDEVTARLTDALAPALG from the coding sequence TTGACAGCACGGCTCGTGATCATGGGACCGCAGGGCGCGGGCAAGGGGACGCAGGCGGCACGGCTCGCCGACCGTCTCGGCGTCCCAGCGATCTCCACCGGCGACATCTTCCGCGCGAACATCAAGGGCGGCACCGACCTCGGGCGCCTCGCGCAGGAGTACACCGCCCAGGGCGAGCTCGTGCCCGACTCCGTGACCAACGACATGGTGCGCGACCGGCTCGCGCAGCAGGACGTCGCCGAGGGCTTCATCCTCGACGGGTATCCGCGCAACGCCGCCCAGGTGACCGAGCTCGACGAGATCCTCGCCGCGCTGGGCACCCGCCTGGACGCGGTCGTCGAGCTCACCGCCGACCGGGACGAGCTCCTGGCCCGGCTGCGCAACCGCGCGCAGGTCGAGGGCCGGGAGGACGACACCGAGGAGGCCATCGCGCGCCGCCTCGACATCTACGCCGAGCAGACCGCTCCGCTGACGACCGCCTACGGCGAGCGCGGCCTGCTGGTCCGCGTCGACGGGATCGGCGGGATCGACGAGGTCACGGCGCGTCTGACGGACGCGCTCGCACCCGCGCTCGGCTGA
- the map gene encoding type I methionyl aminopeptidase — protein MFGRERIEYKTREQVLVMRRAGLVVADALDAVRAQARAGMTTADLDAIAADVIRRAGATPSFLGYEGYPATLCVSVNDEVVHGIPGPRVLGPGDVVSVDCGAIVDGWHGDSAITVVLPGADPADEQLSAVTERAMWAGIAALSSAARLAAVGEAVEDVVEAAAADGGPAYGIVQEFVGHGIGSAMHQPPEVLNYRSRDRGARVRPGLCVAIEPMITRGDQATRTLEDDWTAVTVDGSRAAHWEHSVAVLEDGIVVLTARDGGAARLGEHGVTVVALD, from the coding sequence GTGTTCGGCCGCGAGCGGATCGAGTACAAGACGCGCGAGCAGGTCCTGGTCATGCGGCGGGCGGGACTGGTGGTCGCGGACGCGCTCGACGCGGTGCGGGCACAGGCCCGTGCGGGCATGACGACCGCCGACCTCGACGCGATCGCCGCGGACGTCATCCGGCGGGCGGGGGCGACCCCGTCCTTCCTCGGCTACGAGGGCTACCCGGCGACGTTGTGCGTCTCCGTGAACGACGAGGTCGTGCACGGCATCCCGGGCCCACGGGTGCTCGGCCCGGGCGACGTGGTCTCGGTCGACTGCGGCGCGATCGTCGACGGCTGGCACGGCGACTCGGCGATCACGGTGGTGCTCCCGGGCGCGGACCCGGCCGACGAGCAGCTGAGCGCGGTCACGGAGCGCGCGATGTGGGCCGGCATCGCCGCGCTCTCCTCCGCCGCACGGCTCGCCGCGGTGGGGGAGGCCGTCGAGGACGTCGTCGAGGCGGCGGCAGCGGACGGCGGGCCGGCCTACGGCATCGTGCAGGAGTTCGTCGGCCACGGGATCGGCTCGGCGATGCACCAGCCGCCCGAGGTGCTCAACTACCGCAGCCGTGACCGAGGGGCACGCGTGCGCCCGGGGCTGTGCGTCGCGATCGAGCCCATGATCACCCGTGGGGACCAGGCGACCCGCACGCTCGAGGACGACTGGACCGCGGTCACCGTCGACGGCTCCCGGGCGGCGCACTGGGAGCACTCCGTCGCGGTGCTGGAGGACGGCATCGTCGTCCTGACCGCGCGCGACGGGGGAGCGGCGCGGCTCGGGGAGCACGGCGTCACGGTCGTCGCGCTCGACTGA
- a CDS encoding LPXTG cell wall anchor domain-containing protein, whose amino-acid sequence MLHGLRPSAHDRGAAPRRRALALTLVTGVIAASTFAAAAPASATDKSYGKPHAVAAYVYKKIDPAKNAAWENSTEQFLVAAWDGKEYRLTLSLEEVQAAVGEPVCGPGWGIQQDKAFGTTAVFTDPDKQPWYPNSYIGWWDSNKGGYQPGKLYQAAHWNLERIVGSVPACDEVAPSPSVTPTPVVTPSPVPPVPPVTTPTPEPTADPTPTPTPSVTPTSEVSAAPVPSTTPTPTPSASPTVPGASEVLNAAPTPSPTSTSEVLAAAPPSGRVLAATGSSVGPMLAVAGVLVAGGAGLVVARQRRARQQG is encoded by the coding sequence ATGCTGCACGGCCTGCGTCCCTCCGCCCACGACCGCGGTGCCGCCCCGAGGCGACGGGCACTGGCCCTGACGCTGGTCACCGGGGTGATCGCCGCCTCGACGTTCGCGGCCGCCGCGCCCGCGTCCGCCACGGACAAGTCGTACGGGAAGCCGCACGCGGTCGCCGCGTACGTCTACAAGAAGATCGACCCGGCGAAGAACGCCGCGTGGGAGAACTCGACCGAGCAGTTCCTCGTGGCGGCGTGGGACGGCAAGGAGTACCGCCTCACGCTCTCGCTCGAGGAGGTCCAGGCCGCCGTGGGCGAGCCGGTCTGCGGTCCGGGCTGGGGCATCCAGCAGGACAAGGCGTTCGGGACGACGGCGGTCTTCACGGACCCGGACAAGCAGCCGTGGTACCCGAACAGCTACATCGGCTGGTGGGACTCGAACAAGGGCGGGTACCAGCCCGGCAAGCTCTACCAGGCCGCGCACTGGAACCTCGAGCGCATCGTCGGGTCGGTGCCCGCGTGCGACGAGGTCGCGCCGAGCCCCAGCGTGACGCCGACGCCCGTCGTGACGCCGTCGCCCGTGCCGCCGGTCCCGCCGGTCACGACCCCGACGCCGGAGCCCACGGCGGACCCGACGCCGACGCCTACCCCGTCGGTGACGCCGACGAGCGAGGTCTCGGCCGCGCCGGTCCCGTCGACGACCCCGACCCCGACCCCGTCAGCGTCGCCCACCGTGCCCGGTGCGAGCGAGGTGCTGAACGCCGCGCCGACCCCGAGCCCGACGTCCACGTCCGAGGTCCTCGCCGCCGCTCCGCCCAGCGGCCGGGTCCTCGCCGCGACGGGCTCGTCCGTCGGCCCGATGCTCGCGGTCGCGGGTGTGCTCGTCGCCGGTGGCGCCGGCCTGGTCGTCGCACGCCAGCGCCGGGCTCGCCAGCAGGGCTGA
- the infA gene encoding translation initiation factor IF-1, which yields MAKKDGVIEIEGSVVEALPNAMFRVELANGHKVLAHISGKMRQHYIRILPEDRVVVELSPYDLSRGRIVYRYK from the coding sequence ATGGCAAAGAAGGACGGTGTCATCGAGATCGAGGGCAGCGTTGTCGAGGCCCTGCCGAACGCGATGTTTCGCGTGGAGCTGGCCAACGGCCACAAGGTGCTCGCCCACATCTCGGGGAAGATGCGTCAGCACTACATCCGGATCCTCCCCGAGGACCGCGTGGTCGTTGAGCTGAGCCCGTACGACCTGTCCCGCGGCCGGATCGTCTACCGCTACAAGTAA
- the rpmJ gene encoding 50S ribosomal protein L36: protein MKVKPSVKKICDKCKVIRRHGRVQVICENLRHKQRQG, encoded by the coding sequence ATGAAGGTCAAGCCCAGCGTCAAGAAGATCTGCGACAAGTGCAAGGTCATCCGCCGGCACGGTCGCGTCCAGGTGATCTGCGAGAACCTGCGCCACAAGCAGCGCCAGGGCTGA
- the rpsM gene encoding 30S ribosomal protein S13, which yields MARLVGVDLPREKRLEIALTYIFGVGRTRAQQTLAATGISPDVRVKDLGDTELVALRDYLEGNYKLEGDLRREVAADIRRKVEIGSYEGLRHRRGLPVRGQRTKTNARTRKGPKRTVAGKKKAGRK from the coding sequence ATGGCACGTCTTGTCGGCGTCGACCTCCCCCGCGAGAAGCGGCTCGAGATCGCGCTCACCTACATCTTCGGCGTCGGCCGGACCCGCGCCCAGCAGACGCTGGCCGCGACCGGCATCTCCCCGGACGTCCGCGTGAAGGACCTCGGTGACACCGAGCTCGTCGCGCTCCGCGACTACCTCGAGGGCAACTACAAGCTCGAGGGTGACCTTCGCCGTGAGGTCGCCGCGGACATCCGCCGCAAGGTCGAGATCGGGTCCTACGAGGGCCTCCGCCACCGTCGTGGCCTTCCGGTGCGCGGTCAGCGCACCAAGACCAACGCGCGTACCCGCAAGGGTCCGAAGCGCACCGTCGCCGGCAAGAAGAAGGCCGGCCGGAAGTAG
- the rpsK gene encoding 30S ribosomal protein S11, with translation MPPKSRTAVRKPRRKEKKNVSHGQAHIKSTFNNTIVSITDPSGAVIAWASSGQVGFKGSRKSTPFAAQLAAEAAARRAQEHGMKKVDVFVKGPGSGRETAIRSLQATGLEVGSIQDVTPQAHNGCRPPKRRRV, from the coding sequence ATGCCTCCCAAGTCCCGTACCGCCGTGCGCAAGCCGCGCCGCAAGGAGAAGAAGAACGTCTCCCACGGCCAGGCGCACATCAAGAGCACGTTCAACAACACCATCGTCTCGATCACCGACCCGTCCGGCGCCGTCATCGCCTGGGCCTCCTCCGGCCAGGTCGGCTTCAAGGGCTCGCGCAAGTCGACGCCGTTCGCCGCGCAGCTCGCTGCCGAGGCCGCCGCGCGTCGTGCGCAGGAGCACGGCATGAAGAAGGTCGACGTCTTCGTCAAGGGTCCCGGCTCCGGCCGTGAGACCGCGATCCGCTCGCTGCAGGCCACCGGCCTCGAGGTCGGCTCGATCCAGGACGTGACGCCGCAGGCGCACAACGGGTGCCGTCCCCCGAAGCGTCGCCGCGTCTGA
- a CDS encoding DNA-directed RNA polymerase subunit alpha, with protein sequence MLIAQRPTLTEEVISENRSRFSIEPLEPGFGYTLGNSLRRTLLSSIPGAAVTSIRIDGVLHEFTTVPGVKEDVTEIILNIKNLVVSSENDEPVVMYLRKQGAGVVTAADIVPPAGVEVHNPDLHLATLNEKGKLEIELTVERGRGYVSANQNKSYDAEIGRVPVDSIYSPVLKVTYKVEATRVEQRTDFDKLIVDVETKAAITPRDALASAGKTLVELFGLARELNVEAEGIEIGPSPTDAALAADLALPIEDLQLTIRSYNCLKREGIHSVGELVARSEADLLDIRNFGAKSITEVKEKLAELGLSLKDSPLDFDPTAAAGYYDGDEGDFTEDEQY encoded by the coding sequence GTGCTCATCGCACAGCGCCCCACCCTGACCGAAGAGGTCATCTCGGAGAACCGGTCGCGGTTCTCCATCGAGCCGCTCGAGCCGGGCTTCGGCTACACGCTCGGCAACTCGCTCCGCCGCACCCTGCTCTCCTCGATCCCCGGTGCCGCCGTCACGTCCATCCGGATCGACGGTGTGCTGCACGAGTTCACGACCGTGCCCGGGGTCAAGGAGGACGTCACCGAGATCATCCTCAACATCAAGAACCTCGTCGTCTCCTCGGAGAACGACGAGCCCGTCGTGATGTACCTGCGCAAGCAGGGCGCCGGCGTCGTCACGGCCGCGGACATCGTGCCGCCGGCCGGGGTCGAGGTCCACAACCCGGACCTGCACCTCGCGACGCTCAACGAGAAGGGCAAGCTCGAGATCGAGCTCACGGTCGAGCGCGGTCGCGGGTACGTCTCCGCGAACCAGAACAAGTCGTACGACGCCGAGATCGGCCGCGTGCCGGTCGACTCGATCTACTCGCCGGTCCTGAAGGTGACGTACAAGGTCGAGGCGACGCGTGTCGAGCAGCGCACGGACTTCGACAAGCTCATCGTCGACGTCGAGACGAAGGCCGCGATCACGCCCCGCGACGCCCTCGCCTCCGCGGGCAAGACGCTCGTCGAGCTGTTCGGTCTGGCCCGTGAGCTGAACGTCGAGGCCGAGGGCATCGAGATCGGCCCGTCCCCGACGGACGCCGCGCTCGCCGCCGACCTCGCGCTCCCGATCGAGGACCTGCAGCTGACGATCCGGTCGTACAACTGCCTCAAGCGTGAGGGCATCCACTCCGTGGGTGAGCTCGTGGCGCGCAGCGAGGCCGACCTCCTGGACATCCGCAACTTCGGCGCGAAGTCCATCACCGAGGTCAAGGAGAAGCTGGCCGAGCTCGGCCTGTCCCTCAAGGACAGCCCGCTCGACTTCGACCCGACCGCCGCCGCCGGCTACTACGACGGCGACGAGGGCGACTTCACCGAGGACGAGCAGTACTGA
- the rplQ gene encoding 50S ribosomal protein L17: MPTPTKGPRLGGGPAHERLILANLATALFEHKRITTTETKAKRLRPLAERLVTFAKRGDLAARRRVLTVVKDKSVVHTLFTEIAPAVAERQGGYTRITKIGPRKGDNAPMAVIELVLEPLSPKQAVVREAEKTAAKSAPKTASTADAAAAPAAEEPAAGDAAVEETTEAPAAEATEAPAEGSADKA, from the coding sequence ATGCCTACGCCCACCAAGGGTCCTCGTCTCGGTGGCGGCCCGGCGCACGAGCGGCTCATCCTGGCCAACCTGGCCACGGCGCTGTTCGAGCACAAGCGCATCACGACGACGGAGACGAAGGCCAAGCGCCTGCGTCCCCTCGCCGAGCGGCTCGTCACGTTCGCCAAGCGCGGTGACCTCGCGGCCCGCCGTCGCGTGCTGACGGTCGTCAAGGACAAGTCGGTCGTCCACACGCTGTTCACCGAGATCGCCCCGGCCGTGGCCGAGCGTCAGGGTGGCTACACGCGCATCACGAAGATCGGCCCGCGCAAGGGCGACAACGCGCCGATGGCCGTGATCGAGCTCGTCCTCGAGCCGCTCTCGCCGAAGCAGGCGGTCGTGCGCGAGGCCGAGAAGACGGCCGCGAAGTCCGCCCCGAAGACGGCCTCGACGGCGGACGCCGCCGCGGCGCCCGCCGCCGAGGAGCCGGCTGCCGGCGACGCCGCTGTCGAGGAGACCACGGAGGCCCCGGCCGCCGAGGCGACCGAGGCTCCGGCCGAGGGCAGCGCCGACAAGGCCTGA
- a CDS encoding alpha/beta fold hydrolase, with the protein MTTDASRETRSGSGAEAGARAASLPPSSEVRPHPGALPVVLLHGLRTSSTMWRAQVRALEAAGRRVVAPDLPGHGTRIDERFTRAGAIETVEESVDEVGGRALVVGLSLGGYIGMAHAARHPEQVAGLVAAACSTRPARLLVAGWALAARGIVRLPDHGAALNQLLVERVLPPSAAEDAGAGGFALHVVEDVLREVSACTPLEDLTRIDAPVWLVNGRFDHFRGEERRFLAACRDGRLVVVPRATHLVSLVAPERFTRTVLEALDELEHGPRAGSAPGRRLHGAAR; encoded by the coding sequence ATGACGACCGATGCGTCCCGCGAGACCCGTAGCGGCTCGGGCGCCGAGGCCGGCGCCCGAGCGGCGAGCCTGCCGCCGAGCAGCGAGGTGCGCCCACATCCCGGCGCGCTGCCCGTCGTGCTGCTGCACGGTCTGCGGACGTCGTCGACCATGTGGCGTGCGCAGGTGCGCGCGCTCGAGGCGGCGGGCCGGCGCGTCGTCGCGCCCGACCTCCCCGGGCACGGGACGCGGATCGACGAGCGCTTCACGCGCGCGGGGGCGATCGAGACGGTCGAGGAGTCCGTCGACGAGGTCGGCGGGCGGGCGCTCGTCGTCGGCCTGTCGCTCGGGGGGTACATCGGGATGGCGCACGCCGCGAGGCACCCCGAGCAGGTCGCGGGCCTCGTCGCGGCAGCGTGCTCGACCCGGCCGGCGCGGCTGCTGGTCGCCGGGTGGGCGCTCGCCGCGCGCGGGATCGTCCGCCTGCCGGACCACGGTGCGGCGCTCAACCAGCTCCTCGTCGAGCGGGTGCTTCCGCCGTCGGCCGCGGAGGACGCCGGCGCGGGCGGGTTCGCGCTGCACGTCGTGGAGGACGTGCTGCGCGAGGTGTCCGCGTGCACGCCGCTCGAGGACCTCACGCGCATCGACGCGCCGGTGTGGCTCGTCAACGGGCGCTTCGACCACTTCCGCGGCGAGGAACGACGCTTCCTGGCGGCGTGCCGCGACGGCCGGCTCGTCGTGGTGCCGCGCGCGACGCACCTCGTGAGCCTCGTCGCCCCCGAACGCTTCACCCGCACCGTGCTCGAGGCGCTCGACGAGCTCGAGCACGGACCGCGGGCCGGGTCGGCTCCCGGGCGGCGCCTCCACGGCGCGGCGCGCTGA
- a CDS encoding ROK family protein, with product MPAPVVPGPGGRASFTLAVDCGGGGIKASVLDAAGTLHAPAVRVATPYPLPPERLVETIASIAEGLPRAERATVGMPGMVRHGVVVATPHYVTRSGPHTRVDPALVELWSGCDIGALLEARLGVPTLVLNDAEVHGAGVVSGTGVELVLTLGTGLGSALFDGGLLAPHLELSHAPVRRDTTYDSYIGQIERARLGNGLWSRRVRRVVDGLRPVFLWDRLYLGGGNARQVTPQVLARLGDDVVVVPNQAGIVGGVRAWDLRRPA from the coding sequence ATGCCTGCACCCGTCGTCCCCGGTCCGGGCGGCCGCGCGTCGTTCACGCTCGCGGTCGACTGCGGCGGCGGCGGGATCAAGGCCTCGGTGCTCGACGCCGCCGGGACCCTGCACGCGCCCGCGGTGCGCGTCGCGACCCCGTACCCCCTGCCGCCCGAGCGGCTCGTCGAGACCATCGCCTCGATCGCCGAGGGCCTCCCCCGCGCCGAGCGCGCCACCGTCGGCATGCCGGGGATGGTGCGGCACGGCGTCGTCGTCGCGACCCCGCACTACGTCACCCGCTCGGGACCGCACACGCGCGTCGACCCTGCGCTGGTGGAGCTCTGGTCGGGCTGCGACATCGGCGCGCTGCTCGAGGCGCGGCTCGGCGTCCCGACGCTCGTCCTGAACGACGCCGAGGTGCACGGCGCGGGCGTCGTCTCGGGAACCGGTGTCGAGCTCGTGCTGACGCTCGGCACGGGGCTCGGCTCCGCGCTGTTCGACGGCGGGTTGCTCGCCCCGCACCTCGAGCTCTCGCACGCGCCGGTGCGCCGCGACACCACCTACGACTCCTACATCGGCCAGATCGAGCGGGCACGGCTCGGCAACGGGCTGTGGTCGCGCCGCGTGCGCCGGGTGGTCGACGGGCTGCGGCCCGTCTTCCTGTGGGACCGGCTCTACCTCGGCGGCGGGAACGCGCGCCAGGTCACCCCGCAGGTGCTCGCGCGGCTCGGGGACGACGTCGTCGTCGTACCGAACCAGGCCGGCATCGTCGGCGGTGTCCGGGCGTGGGACCTGCGCCGCCCCGCCTGA